One part of the Procambarus clarkii isolate CNS0578487 chromosome 41, FALCON_Pclarkii_2.0, whole genome shotgun sequence genome encodes these proteins:
- the LOC138373236 gene encoding piggyBac transposable element-derived protein 4-like, whose protein sequence is MRMYWQTNKPWHTRFFNMFMTSRRFQHIGQFFHAFNSNAVPVNNTDKLIKVRPVMDYLRHRFQEVHYPMKELCLDEGTMAWRGRLSFKVYNPSKPDKYGVKFYMLAESTSGYIYSFEVCSGIGRTIIETVTGLMRPLLNKGHHLYMDNYFNSVTLTEKLREVGVYTCGTIRLLRGAPRDLQQLAKSKIDVDTTVYRRKDNTFILVWKDKRVVSMITNLHNADTKKVQKRKRVRRADGTCRRC, encoded by the exons ATGCGCATGTATTGGCAGACAAATAAACCATGGCATACAAGATTCTTCAACATGTTTATGACGAGCAGAAGGTTTCAGCACATAGGTCAGTTTTTTCATGCGTTCAACAGCAATGCGGTGCCAGTGAACAATACAGATAAATTGATCAAAGTGAGACCAGTGATGGACTACCTAAGACACCGTTTTCAAGAAGTTCATTACCCAATGAAAGAGTTGTGTTTGGATGAAGGCACAATGGCATGGCGAGGCCGGCTGTCGTTCAAAGTGTACAATCCAAGCAAACCAGACAAATATGGCGTCAAATTTTATATGCTAGCCGAATCAACATCTGGCTACATTTATTCATTTGAGGTTTGCTCTGGCATTGGTAGAACAATCATTGAAACAGTTACTGGTTTGATGCGGCCATTGTTGAACAAGGGGCACCACctctatatggataactatttcaACTCAGTTACCCTTACAGAGAAGTTGCGAGAAGTGGGGGTCTACACCTGTGGAACAATAAGACTCTTACGTGGCGCCCCAAGAGACTTGCAACAACTTGCGAAGAGTAAGATTGATGTGGATACCACAGTCTACCGCCGCAAGGACAACACCTTCATTCTGGTGTGGAAAGACAAGCGAGTTGTCTCTATGATTACCAACCTACACaatgcagacacaaagaaagttcagaaaagaaaacgagttcgcagggcagatggaaca tgtcgtcgctgctga